The Aureimonas populi genome includes the window CATTGGCGCCGATGGCCTCGCAGCGCGCCTGCTCCACCGCGTCGAAGATGGCGCGGGCCCCGCGCCCCTCGGGCGAGAGCGTGGCGTGGATGCGCGAATCGTGGCGCGCCCGGCGCAGCGCCATCGCGTCGCCCAGGCCGCGCGTGACGGCGACGTCGTTCTTCGTGGCGCGCTTGGGCAGTTCGGGCAGGCGGGCGCGCTGGCCCGCCAGGCCGGGGCGCTCGTTGGCGAAGACGACTTCCAGCTCGCTTTCGCCGGCGATGGCGCGCATGCAGGCGGCGAGGGAGCGGCGGAAGGGTTCGCGCTCCTGCGCCCTGGCCTTCGCGGCCTTGGAATTATCGCCCACCCGCGCCATGGCAGCCTAGTCCAGCACCATGTTGGCCGAGGATTCGGGCAGCTCCTCGCCGAAGGCGCGCTGGTAGAATTCGGCCACGAGGCCGCGCTCCAGATCGTCGCACTTGTTGAGGAAGGTGAGCCGGAAGGCGAAGCCCACATCGCCGAAGATCTCGGCGTTCTCGGCCCAGGTGATGACCGTTCTGGGGCTCATCACCGTGGAGAGGTCGCCGTTCACGAAGGCTGCGCGCGTCAGATCCGCCACCCGCACCATCTTGGAGACCGTCTGGCGCCCCTCCTTGGTGTCGAAATGCTTGGCCTTGGCCAGGACGATCCCGACCTCGTTGTCGTGCGGCAGGTAGTTGAGCACGGTGACGATGGACCAGCGGTCCATCTGCGCCTGGTTGATCTGCTGCGTGCCGTGATAGAGCCCGGTCGTATCGCCGAGGCCCACCGTGTTGGCCGTGGCGAAGAGGCGGAAGGCCGGGTGCGGGCGGATCACGCGGCTCTGGTCCAAAAGCGTCAGGCGGCCGGAGGATTCCAGCACGCGCTGGATGACGAACATCACGTCCGGCCGGCCCGCATCGTACTCGTCGAAGACGAGGGCGACGTTGTTCTGGTAGGCCCAGGGCAGGATGCCGTCGCGGAATTCCGTGACCTGCATCCCCTCGCGCACGGTGATCGCGTCCTTGCCCACGAGGTCGATGCGGCTGACATGGCTGTCGAGGTTGACGCGCACGCAGGGCCAGTTCAGCCGCGCGGCCACCTGCTCGATATGGGTCGACTTGCCGGTGCCGTGGAAGCCGGACACCATGACGCGCCGGTTCTTGGCGAAGCCCGCCAGGATCGCCAGCGTGGTCTGCTTGTCGAAGAGATAATCCGGGTCGATCTCGGGAACATGGGGGTCGGCCACCGAATAGGCCGGAACCTTGAGATCGCTGTCGAAACCGAAGGTTTCGCGGACGGAGACCATGGCGTCGGGCAGGCCCGCCACTTCCGTTTCCGCTGCACTCATCACACCTCCAGGGGCCGGCGCGCGGGGCGCGGCCGATGCTTGGGACTGGACTTCATTAGACTTCCGCCCGGCCGAACCGGCAAGGCCGGTCGGCGATCAGCAGAAGCCCGACTGCTTCAGCAGCTTGTAGGCCTGGATCACCTCTCGCAAGCGATCTTCCGACCCGCGGTCGCCGCCATTGGCGTCGGGATGATATTGCTTCACGAGGGCCTTATAGCGCACTCGCACCGTCTCACCAGCGGCATTTTGCGGCAAGCCGAGCGTTTCGAGCGCCTTGATCTCCAGAGGGCGCGCCTTGCGCGAGGGGGTGGGCGCGCGCGCCGCACCCTCGCCGAAGATGTCGAAATTGCCGCGATTATGCTTGCTCCAGCGCCTCGGCGGCCCGCTCGGCTTGTCGGCCGGCATCGCGCCGGATGAGTTGGAGCCCATCTTCCAGGTCGGCCGGTGCCCGGTCATCGAGGCCTTGAGATAGGCCTGGATGTCGGTGTCCGGCAGGCCGGAGAAGTAGTTGTAGCTCTTGTTGTAGAGCCGCACGTGGTCGACGCAGAAATGGTAGTAGCGCCCCTCCTGGTCACGGCCGACCGGCGCCTTGTGGGTGCCGGGCAGGTTGCATCCCTCCCATCCGCAGACGGGCGCCTCGGCCTTTTTCGCCGCCTCCCTGTCGGGACGCAGTCGAATGCCGTCGAAATATTTGCTGTCGAGCTTCATCACGGCACCGATTATGGGGCTCGCCCCGAACCCGAACAAGAATTGACAGATGCGAATTGCTCGCCGATGACCGGTCGCGGGAATGCTTCGCAAGGGGCACCTTGTCGAGCAGCCGAAGGAGCCGATTTCATGTCCATCGAAGCCGCGATCCGCCAAAAGCTCGAAGCGGCCTTCGCGCCCGAGGCGCTGGAGGTCCTCAACGAGAGCCATCTGCACGCCGGCCACCACCACGATACGAGCCACCATGCGCCGTTCGACGGCAGCGGCGAGACGCATTTCAGGGTGAAGCTGGTTTCCCCGGCCTTCTCCGGCCGCAGCCGGGTGGAGCGCCACCGCGCCGTCAACGCCGCGCTCGAGGCGGAGCTGAAGGGCGGCGTCCACGCGCTCGCCATCGAGGCGCGCGCCCCCGGCGAGCCCGCCCGGCGGTGAATCCCAGGGCGCGCCGCCATCGGCGCCTGAGGCGGACCCGCTTCGGCCTCGGGCTCGCGCTGACGCTCTCGCTTGCCTTCGCGGCGGGCATGACGGACGCGATCGGCCTCATCCTCGTCGGGCGCTACGTCTCCTTCATGAGCGGCAACACCACGCAGCTCGGCGTCTCGCTGGTGGAGGGCGACGGGGGCTCGGGCCTGTTCCTCGCCGCGATCCTGGCTTGTTTCGTAGCCGGCAACGCTCTCGGCGAGATCGTCATGCGCGCGGCGAACCGCCGTCATTCGGTCCTCCTCACCTGCATCGCCCTCCTGGTCGCCATGCCCGTCTTCCTCGGCGTCATGCC containing:
- the cobS gene encoding cobaltochelatase subunit CobS, which produces MSAAETEVAGLPDAMVSVRETFGFDSDLKVPAYSVADPHVPEIDPDYLFDKQTTLAILAGFAKNRRVMVSGFHGTGKSTHIEQVAARLNWPCVRVNLDSHVSRIDLVGKDAITVREGMQVTEFRDGILPWAYQNNVALVFDEYDAGRPDVMFVIQRVLESSGRLTLLDQSRVIRPHPAFRLFATANTVGLGDTTGLYHGTQQINQAQMDRWSIVTVLNYLPHDNEVGIVLAKAKHFDTKEGRQTVSKMVRVADLTRAAFVNGDLSTVMSPRTVITWAENAEIFGDVGFAFRLTFLNKCDDLERGLVAEFYQRAFGEELPESSANMVLD
- a CDS encoding J domain-containing protein, whose protein sequence is MKLDSKYFDGIRLRPDREAAKKAEAPVCGWEGCNLPGTHKAPVGRDQEGRYYHFCVDHVRLYNKSYNYFSGLPDTDIQAYLKASMTGHRPTWKMGSNSSGAMPADKPSGPPRRWSKHNRGNFDIFGEGAARAPTPSRKARPLEIKALETLGLPQNAAGETVRVRYKALVKQYHPDANGGDRGSEDRLREVIQAYKLLKQSGFC
- a CDS encoding BolA family protein is translated as MSIEAAIRQKLEAAFAPEALEVLNESHLHAGHHHDTSHHAPFDGSGETHFRVKLVSPAFSGRSRVERHRAVNAALEAELKGGVHALAIEARAPGEPARR